From one Planococcus citri chromosome 3, ihPlaCitr1.1, whole genome shotgun sequence genomic stretch:
- the Inx3 gene encoding innexin inx3, whose product MSVLAMVSAVAGFVKVRYLLDKAVIDNLVFRTHYRVTTAIFFVSCILVTGNNLIGDPINCINDGSIPEHVINTFCWITYTFSIPGRVGSPVGSHVAHPGLGPYVKDDEIIYHSYYQWVPFMLFFQGILFYVPHWIWKNWEEGKIRMVTDGVRGSVIGMKDERKARQKRLVQYIVDTLHMHNAYALGYFFCEFLNFINVILNMFIIDTFLGGTFMTYGLDVLEFANMNQENRTDPMIEIFPRVTKCTFHKYGPTGTIQKHDSLCVLALNILNEKIYIFLWFWLIFLAFLSAIAIVYSLAVLMLPSIREVILKRRFRFGPPTGVSALISKTQIGDFFLLHLLGQNMSMMCFGELLDELSHKLHIENNIPTAPSTMELSPMYTSDKLKLHKETEA is encoded by the exons ATGTCGGTGTTGGCGATGGTGTCCGCGGTTGCGGGCTTCGTAAAGGTGCGATATTTACTCGACAAGGCGGTTATAGATAATTTAGTCTTCAGGACCCATTACAGAGTGACAACGGCTATATTTTTCGTATCGTGTATTCTCGTCACTGGTAATAATCTGATAG GTGATCCTATCAACTGTATTAATGACGGCAGTATACCGGAACACGTGATAAATACTTTTTGTTGGATAACCTATACTTTCAGTATACCTGGTCGAGTTGGTAGTCCTGTTGGAAGTCACGTTGCACATCCAGGATTAGGTCCATACGTTAAAGATGACGAAATTATCTATCATTCGTATTATCAATGGGTTCCATTCATGTTATTCTTTCAG GGTATATTATTCTACGTACCACACTGGATCTGGAAAAATTGGGAAGAAGGTAAAATTAGAATGGTCACCGATGGAGTCAGAGGCTCTGTCATTGGAATGAAAGACGAACGAAAAGCTCGCCAGAAAAGATTAGTCCAATACATCGTCGATACTTTGCATATGCACAATGCATACGCTTTGGGGTACTTCTTCTGCGAATTCCTCAACTTCATCAACGTG ATTTTGAACATGTTCATTATCGACACATTCCTCGGAGGCACATTCATGACCTATGGTTTAGACGTACTGGAATTCGCTAACATGAATCAGGAAAACAGAACCGATCcgatgattgaaattttccctcgagTCACTAAATGCACATTCCATAAATACGGTCCCACCGGAACGATCCAAAAACACGATTCACTCTGTGTTCTTGCCTTGAATATTCTCaacgaaaaaatatacatatttttatg GTTCTGGCTGATCTTCTTAGCTTTCTTGTCAGCCATCGCAATCGTCTACTCTTTAGCTGTGTTAATGCTGCCCTCAATTCGAGAAGTAATATTGAAGAGAAGATTCCGTTTTGGGCCACCTACCGGAGTATCTGCTCTCATAAGCAAAACTCAA aTCGGAGATTTCTTCTTGTTACATTTACTTGGTCAAAATATGAGCATGATGTGTTTCGGAGAACTTCTCGACGAGCTCAGTCACAAGCTACATATCGAAAATAACATTCCAACTGCTCCTTCAACAATGGAACTTTCTCCTATGTACACGTCGGATAagttaaaattacataaagaGACAGAGGCATGA